In Phormidium yuhuli AB48, one genomic interval encodes:
- the metK gene encoding methionine adenosyltransferase, protein MSRRYLFTSESVTEGHPDKICDRISDSILDALLTQDPQSRVAAEVVVNTGLVLITGEVSTQAKVDYVKLAREKIAEIGYTDAENGFSANSCSVLVALDEQSPDIAQGVDAAQERREQASDAELDAVGAGDQGLMFGFACNETPELMPLPISLAHRLSRRLTQVRKSGDLSYLRPDGKTQVTVIYEEGKPVGIDTILISTQHTASIDGIRDEKAVRDRIQQDLWAQVVQPVFAEMPVQPDENTRFLVNPTGKFVIGGPQGDSGLTGRKIIVDTYGGYSRHGGGAFSGKDPTKVDRSAAYACRYIAKNIVAAGFAEKCEVQVSYAIGVAQPTSIFIETFGTGNVDEEKLLAVVKDIFELRPAGIIQTFNLSHLPSERGGRFFQDTAAYGHMGRTDLDLPWEQTDQVEALKAALTPAVSAGR, encoded by the coding sequence TTGTCTCGCCGTTATTTATTTACCTCGGAGTCCGTCACTGAAGGACATCCCGATAAAATCTGCGATCGCATCTCCGATTCCATCCTCGATGCATTGCTGACCCAAGATCCCCAAAGTCGTGTCGCGGCGGAAGTGGTGGTCAATACGGGTTTGGTTCTCATCACCGGAGAAGTCAGTACCCAAGCCAAAGTGGATTATGTCAAACTGGCTCGGGAGAAAATTGCCGAAATCGGCTATACCGACGCCGAAAATGGTTTTTCTGCCAATAGCTGCTCAGTTTTAGTGGCTCTGGACGAACAATCCCCCGATATCGCCCAGGGAGTCGATGCGGCCCAAGAACGGCGCGAACAGGCGAGTGATGCGGAACTCGATGCTGTCGGTGCCGGGGATCAGGGCTTAATGTTCGGCTTCGCCTGCAACGAAACCCCGGAACTGATGCCCCTTCCCATTAGTTTAGCCCATCGACTCTCCCGGAGACTGACTCAAGTTCGCAAATCCGGTGACTTATCCTATCTCCGTCCTGACGGTAAAACCCAAGTCACGGTGATTTATGAAGAGGGTAAACCCGTGGGGATTGATACCATCCTGATTTCGACGCAACATACCGCCAGTATTGACGGGATTCGCGACGAGAAAGCCGTGCGCGATCGCATCCAACAAGACCTCTGGGCCCAGGTCGTGCAACCCGTCTTCGCAGAGATGCCGGTTCAACCGGACGAGAACACCCGTTTTCTCGTCAATCCCACTGGTAAATTCGTCATTGGCGGTCCTCAAGGGGACTCAGGACTCACGGGACGGAAAATCATTGTCGATACCTACGGTGGTTACTCCCGTCATGGAGGCGGGGCCTTTTCCGGTAAAGACCCCACCAAAGTCGATCGCTCCGCCGCCTACGCCTGTCGCTACATTGCTAAAAACATTGTCGCCGCTGGCTTCGCGGAAAAATGCGAAGTTCAGGTGAGTTATGCCATTGGCGTGGCCCAGCCGACCAGTATTTTCATTGAAACCTTTGGCACTGGCAACGTCGATGAAGAGAAATTGTTAGCAGTGGTTAAGGATATCTTTGAACTGCGTCCGGCAGGAATTATCCAGACCTTCAACCTCTCCCATCTCCCCAGCGAACGTGGAGGACGCTTCTTCCAAGATACGGCCGCCTATGGTCACATGGGACGCACAGACCTAGACTTGCCCTGGGAACAAACCGATCAAGTCGAGGCCCTGAAAGCGGCGTTGACTCCGGCGGTCTCCGCTGGACGCTAG
- a CDS encoding phosphomannomutase/phosphoglucomutase yields MTATVQNPNWTKLQNGSDIRGVALPGIPDEPVNLTPDIAETLGKAFVRWLSQTLNKPAQDLTISLGRDSRLSGPDLMAATTSAISRLGCRVYDFGLASTPAMFMSTVSPDFNCDGAIMLTASHLPFNRNGFKFFTGEGGLGKPDISAILNFAADQDFPEPAEGGTIETRDFMGVYAEGLVKLVREGVNHPQQFEQPLKGLHIILDAGNGAGGFYCDRVLKPLGADTSGSQFLDPDGTFPNHVPNPENEAAMAAISEAVLAQNADFGIIFDTDVDRGAAVDPQGQELNRNRLIALISAVVLKEHPGSTVVTDSITSEGLTTFIEQDLKGVHHRFKRGYKNVINEAIRLNNEGQESWLAIETSGHGAMKENYFLDDGAYLITKLLVELAKLKLEGKALSDLIANLQEPQESSELRMKIGVEDFKDYGNQIIEALSQFADNHDGWQVVPKNYEGVRVSCQSPEEQGWFLLRLSLHDPVIPLNIESNVEGGVSQIAKTLLGFLKQFDKLDLSAFER; encoded by the coding sequence ATGACTGCCACTGTGCAAAACCCTAACTGGACCAAACTGCAAAACGGGTCTGACATTCGCGGCGTTGCCCTTCCCGGTATCCCCGACGAACCCGTCAATCTCACCCCAGATATTGCCGAAACCCTCGGTAAAGCCTTCGTCCGCTGGCTGAGTCAAACCCTAAATAAACCCGCCCAGGACCTCACCATCAGTCTCGGACGAGACAGCCGCCTCTCGGGGCCCGACCTCATGGCCGCCACCACAAGCGCCATCAGCCGTCTCGGCTGTCGCGTCTATGACTTTGGTTTAGCCTCCACCCCAGCCATGTTCATGAGTACCGTCAGCCCCGACTTTAACTGTGACGGGGCCATCATGCTCACCGCCAGCCATTTACCCTTCAACCGAAATGGCTTCAAATTCTTTACCGGCGAAGGGGGATTAGGCAAACCCGACATTAGCGCCATTCTCAACTTTGCCGCTGACCAAGACTTCCCCGAACCCGCCGAAGGTGGAACGATTGAAACTCGTGATTTCATGGGAGTTTATGCGGAAGGATTAGTCAAATTAGTGCGAGAAGGGGTCAATCATCCGCAACAGTTTGAACAGCCCTTAAAAGGACTCCATATCATTCTCGATGCCGGAAATGGTGCCGGAGGCTTTTACTGCGATCGCGTCCTCAAACCCCTCGGTGCAGACACCAGCGGTAGCCAATTTTTAGACCCCGACGGCACATTTCCCAACCATGTCCCCAACCCAGAAAATGAAGCGGCCATGGCAGCCATATCTGAGGCAGTCTTAGCTCAAAATGCCGACTTTGGCATTATCTTTGACACCGACGTTGATCGCGGTGCAGCCGTGGACCCCCAAGGCCAGGAACTCAACCGCAATCGCCTGATTGCCCTAATTTCCGCCGTCGTCCTCAAAGAACATCCCGGTTCCACTGTTGTCACCGACTCCATCACCTCAGAAGGCTTAACCACCTTTATTGAGCAAGACCTCAAAGGTGTGCATCATCGCTTCAAACGGGGCTATAAAAATGTCATCAACGAGGCAATTCGCTTAAATAACGAAGGTCAAGAATCCTGGCTCGCCATTGAAACCTCCGGTCACGGAGCCATGAAGGAAAACTATTTCCTTGATGATGGTGCGTATTTGATTACCAAGCTCTTGGTTGAATTGGCTAAACTAAAACTAGAAGGCAAAGCCTTATCCGATTTAATTGCCAACTTACAAGAGCCTCAAGAAAGCAGCGAGCTACGCATGAAAATCGGCGTAGAGGACTTCAAAGACTATGGCAACCAAATCATCGAAGCATTAAGCCAATTTGCCGACAATCATGACGGTTGGCAGGTGGTTCCCAAGAACTATGAAGGGGTGCGTGTCAGTTGTCAATCTCCCGAGGAACAGGGCTGGTTCTTGTTACGTTTGTCCTTACATGACCCCGTCATTCCTCTAAATATCGAATCTAACGTTGAGGGAGGAGTGAGTCAGATTGCGAAGACACTTTTAGGCTTCTTGAAACAGTTTGACAAGCTAGATTTGTCCGCGTTTGAACGCTGA
- a CDS encoding helix-hairpin-helix domain-containing protein, translated as MVKICSRRRVGVQQVYDIGVAKDHNFLLKTGLVASNCFNKSHSMAYGYVTYQTAYLKANYPVEYMAALLTANSGNQDKVQKYIATCMGMNITVQPPDINHSNVDFTPVEGKKILFGLSAVRNLGQGAIDCILKAREEEPFESLAQLCDRVDLHAVNRRALEALIQCGALDTLNPNRKQLMEHLPFVIDWAQSRAKERSVGQFNLFDQLGEESQSRQDDNGFDGVPQAPQVQDYQPMEKLKLEKELLGFYVSDHPLKPIQKTARLLAPVNLNEMEDQHEKVMVSAIVMLSGLKPIVTKKGDRMAIVQLEDLTGQVEAVVFPRTYERVHQHLIEDARLIVWGKVDRRDDSVQLIVEDAEPIERVQMVLVKLNPEQAGDIQQRHQLRDVLRSQVPEDGKPKVPVIGVIAAGHQRHLVRLGHQFQVMDCDQAVAALNRAGYPARRHALAKV; from the coding sequence ATGGTTAAAATTTGCTCGCGCCGTCGAGTTGGTGTTCAACAGGTGTACGATATTGGAGTCGCAAAAGACCATAATTTCCTCTTAAAAACAGGTCTTGTGGCGTCTAATTGCTTTAATAAATCTCACTCGATGGCATACGGGTATGTCACCTATCAAACTGCTTATTTAAAAGCCAATTATCCTGTTGAATATATGGCGGCGTTGTTAACCGCCAACAGTGGAAATCAGGACAAGGTACAGAAATATATTGCCACCTGCATGGGAATGAACATTACCGTGCAGCCGCCGGATATTAATCACTCCAATGTGGACTTTACACCCGTAGAGGGAAAAAAGATTTTATTTGGACTCTCGGCGGTGCGGAATTTGGGTCAGGGGGCGATTGATTGTATTCTGAAGGCGCGAGAGGAGGAGCCGTTTGAGTCTCTGGCCCAGTTGTGCGATCGCGTTGATCTCCACGCAGTCAACCGGCGGGCCTTAGAAGCCTTAATCCAATGTGGGGCCCTCGATACTCTCAACCCCAATCGTAAGCAATTGATGGAACATCTGCCATTCGTCATTGATTGGGCGCAATCCCGGGCCAAGGAACGCAGCGTGGGCCAGTTTAATCTGTTTGACCAACTTGGGGAAGAGTCTCAAAGCCGCCAGGATGATAATGGCTTTGATGGGGTTCCCCAAGCCCCCCAGGTGCAGGATTACCAGCCGATGGAGAAGCTAAAGCTGGAGAAGGAACTCCTCGGCTTCTATGTCTCTGATCATCCCCTGAAACCCATTCAGAAAACGGCGCGACTGCTGGCCCCGGTGAACCTCAATGAAATGGAAGACCAACATGAGAAGGTGATGGTGAGTGCTATTGTCATGTTGAGTGGTCTCAAGCCGATTGTTACCAAAAAGGGCGATCGCATGGCCATTGTCCAACTCGAAGACCTCACGGGCCAAGTGGAGGCGGTGGTGTTCCCTCGCACCTATGAGCGGGTTCACCAACATCTGATTGAAGATGCGCGGTTGATTGTTTGGGGAAAAGTCGATCGCCGTGATGATAGCGTGCAATTGATTGTTGAGGATGCCGAACCCATCGAACGGGTGCAGATGGTGCTGGTGAAACTCAATCCTGAACAGGCTGGGGACATCCAGCAACGCCATCAACTGCGGGATGTGTTGCGATCGCAGGTTCCCGAAGATGGCAAACCCAAAGTGCCGGTGATTGGCGTGATTGCAGCGGGCCACCAACGTCACCTGGTGCGGCTGGGCCATCAATTCCAGGTGATGGATTGTGATCAGGCGGTGGCGGCCCTGAATCGGGCCGGCTATCCCGCTCGTCGCCATGCCTTGGCCAAAGTCTAG